TACTCCCCGAACTACTCACGAAAGACATCGTCCTCACCGCCCTCGAAAAGGACGTGAAGCCATGACCTCCCAGCCCGCCGAATCCACACAATCTGACGAACAAAAGATCCGCGCCCTCATCAACGCCTGGGGCGAAGCCTCCGAAGCCGGAGACCTCACCGCCCAGATGCAACTGATGACCGAAGACGTAGTCTTCCTCACCTCCGGCAGCGCCCCCATGCGCCGCAAGCAATTCGCTGAAGCCTTCTCCGCCATGGTCGCAATCGCGCACCTCACCTGCCGCTCCAACGTGCAGGAGATCACCATCAGCGGCGACCTCGCTCTCTGCTGGAATCTCCTCGAGGTCTCCTTCACTCCCGTCGAAGGCGGCGAAACTCGCAAACACGCTGGAAACGTCCTCACCGCACTCCGCCGCGGCCCCGATGGCCAGTGGCGCATCTGGCGCGACGCCAACCTCCTAACCCTCGCCTGATCACCGCGTCCCCTCAGTCGAGCGAATCCAACACATCTTCCATACTCCGGCGTCTAAACACTCAAGGCCTGGCAAATCTCGTATCACTGTTTTGCTGGCCTCGATATAGCCATCCGCAGTCGTGGAGGTGCTTCCTTGCACAACAAGCCCCAACTCACACTGATCTTCGCCCTCATCCTCCTCATCGGCCTTCCCGTATTTGCCGTAGTTCCTGGAAATCCAGCCCCCGACTTCAAAGGCACCGACTCCAACGGCGCCCAGCACACACTCTCCGAATACCGCGGCAAGTTCGTCGTGCTCGAATGGGCCAACCAGGGCTGTCCCTACGACCGCAAACACTACCTCAGCGGCAGCATGGAGTCGCAGCAGCGCGACTGGACCGCTAAGGGCGTCGTCTGGCTCTCCGTCATCTCCTCCGCCCCCGGCCAGCAGGGCTACGTCACCCCCGCGCAGGAGAACACCTACCTCAAGACCATGCACGCCGCACCCACCGCCGCCATCCTCGATCCCGACGGCGCCATCGGCCGCCTCTACGAAGCCAAGACCACCCCGCACATCTTCGTCATCGACCCCACCGGCAAGCTCATCTATCAGGGAGCCATCGACGACAAGCCAACCACAGATCAGGAAGACCTCAAAGGCGCACGCAACTACCTCAACGAAACCTTAACCGCCGCCTTGGCCGGCAAACCATTGCAGGTCGAGAGCACCCGCCCCTACGGCTGCTCCATCAAATACGCCCACTAATATTATCTTCTGATGAAACCGCCGCTAGATCTTGAACCA
This Tunturibacter gelidoferens DNA region includes the following protein-coding sequences:
- a CDS encoding YybH family protein — encoded protein: MTSQPAESTQSDEQKIRALINAWGEASEAGDLTAQMQLMTEDVVFLTSGSAPMRRKQFAEAFSAMVAIAHLTCRSNVQEITISGDLALCWNLLEVSFTPVEGGETRKHAGNVLTALRRGPDGQWRIWRDANLLTLA
- a CDS encoding redoxin domain-containing protein, whose translation is MHNKPQLTLIFALILLIGLPVFAVVPGNPAPDFKGTDSNGAQHTLSEYRGKFVVLEWANQGCPYDRKHYLSGSMESQQRDWTAKGVVWLSVISSAPGQQGYVTPAQENTYLKTMHAAPTAAILDPDGAIGRLYEAKTTPHIFVIDPTGKLIYQGAIDDKPTTDQEDLKGARNYLNETLTAALAGKPLQVESTRPYGCSIKYAH